AACTGTGTCTCCTAGGGGACAGATGGCCTTCTTTGTCATCTTCACTCTCCACCCCCAGAGAGGAGTCAGAGCCATAACTCAATCACTCAGCCCCTCCAAAGATAGTTGAGTTGATGTGTGATATTCTCATAATGTTGAGAACCCTGATGAGATATATTATCTTCCCCTCGCTACAATGCCTCTGGGGCCAAGGCACCCATTCTTCTTGGTATCCTCCATCCCTCTTGAggcttccactttttttttttttttaaacataaaggtGGGCACCAGCAACTGGCCTGTGGTGATGCAAAGCTGCTTTGCTCTGTATCTGGCTGGACTGATCTGTCTCACAAGAAGCCATGAGGCCATAGAGAGAagctctctctccccttcatcttctgctcCAAAGGTGGTAACAAGAGGCATACCCATTGGGGTTGGAGCCCCCTTATAACATCTTCCTGTCAGAAGACTGATGGATCTTTTTCATTCCAACCATCTCCCTTTCCCCCGATGAACGCAATAAAACTCGGACACCAGCAACCGTTGTTCTTTAGAAATGGGTTTTCTGATCGCATGGCTGATGTATTATGGGCAGTATGGATGTCTTCATTTGTTGcttctgtttttcatctttttttgttttattaataaaaaattgtgTATTTGCTCCCATTACTATCATAATACAGGGAATAAATTATTCAATCCAAATTCCTgtacagaaatttttatttttttatttttatttttttaatttcacttctCTGAGGAAGCCTGTGCTTAAGGGTGCAGAGACCAGCTGAAGAATTCTGGTGTTCAAGGTGTTGGGCCCCTAACTAAGGATGTGGGTTTCTACACAGATGGCTGGgaacgttttttaaaaagctgtgaaGGGTGTGCACTGGAATGGAAAACTTAGTCTTCAACTTCGTGGAAGGTCAGAGGTAGTGAGGGCCAGGGAAGGGTAGGGTGATGGGACCCTTCCTCTTCCCTGAGTTCTGGGCTTGCTAACACTCCATCTTTGTAAAGGTGAGTAGGCCTCTCAGCCCACCAGCTAAAAGAAACGGAATCCAGTATTCCCCCAGGCTTCCTGGGAAAGCTGTCTTCTTCCTGGAGGGAAGGAAGAGTACAGCAGAGTCCTGGGAAAGTGAAGAAAGTGACCAGCCCTCCAGTCTAGAGGGGGAGTGAAAAAGGGGTGGATGAATAGAGGTTGTTGCCAGTTTAGGAGATTCCTGTCTTGGCTGAGGAAGTCTTTTGGCTGGTGGAAAAACCTGGCTTGATGTGGCCCTAGGGAAGTGAGTTGAATTGGGCAGAGACTGCTTGATGTGGGAAGCAGagcagagcttttttttttttttttcctgagagtttTTAACTCTATTTGAACCATACACACTTGACACTACCACCACCtcaagccattttttaaaaaatgtattcgtTTCCCATTCTGCACCAGCCTCCATATCCCTGTttgtggaaagagaaaaatcagaggcACTTACCAATGACCAACTGAGAGCAGGTTGTGGGGGTCACAGGAGGTAACAATCTAGAAAGAGGCAGATGAGGGAGGGGATTGAAATAGTTTAGTACCcggatttgtttattttttaaaaccaatgcTTTTTTTTTACTATGACTCTTCCCATCCCACATTGTTCCTCAAAGGCCCTTCTACCATAAGGATTCAAAAAATTGCCGCCCTCCCCCCCGAATCCCCATATACCCACCAACacttcacccacccatccaccaccAGCTCCCCGGAGCTGCTACGCAGCTGGctgggaaagaaaagggagagtgCTCCGCCGGGAGCGGGGAGCGAGAAGGGTGGCGTCTCCAGGGATTTAACCTCCTACCCTCAGTTCCATGACGCCACCCCCTCCCTCCAAAGACTGGAACAGCgcctccatttttgttttggggaGGAAGGGCAGGGGCTTGCGGATAGAAGGGGGTCAAAGGAACGGTGATCATCACCTGTGAGGGGAAAGAGGGTGctgtcctccctccttccctttccctcagcCTGCACCCCCTGCAACCCCCAACCTTTCGGGGTCTCCCCCCCCGCCTTGTTGCTAAGGCCCGGACCGTCATCCCAGCAACAGCCTCAGTCATGTGACCGGCAATGGCGGCGCTGACGAGAGGTAGGTGAGCCCGGCGCCCCCCACACCCACCGCGCGCCCCCCAGGCCCCGCTCGCACCCCTCACACGCCCCTCGCTCCCCCGGCGTCCCCTCTTCCATCTCCCCTCCCCGCGCGCGGCTCCGGGTTCCCCGCTCCGTGCCCGGCCGATCATCTTTCTAGcaccctccagccttggcctccatTCGGGGGTTCTGAGGGCTGCGATCGGGGCCGACATGCATCCCCGCCCGGCAATGGGGATCCGGGGGCTTTGGCGAGTGAGGGATGTGGGGAGTTGGTTCCGGGTCGGGTCTTGGAGGAGGCCGTGGGGGTAGGGCGGGAGCTGCCTCAGTGGATGCCCCCAGGGACCCTTGCCCTTCCGGGCTGTCCCTCCCTCTGGCCTCTATCTAGAGGGAGAGACTGTCCCTTGTCCGGCCTGGGTTCCCACAGAGGAATCACAGACCCACCCTAAACTGTGGCCCCGCCTCCCTTTTCTGTGCCAGCAGGACTTGGAGCTAGGACACCTAGGTCCTGGGTCCCCTGTGATGGGGAGGGGGGTGTTGCAGCGCAGATACACTGTATGGGCTGAGACTCTAGGGTTCCATTTTCACTTTATGAATCTCGAGGTGCATCTGGCCTTGGGGGACGATGATGGAGGCATGAAGGGACAGCTGCTCCTTTTTGGATCAGTCATTGAATGGAGGTCACACTAATGGCCCTTCTTTCTGTTTGAGCTGCATTTGGAAGTGTTGTGGGTACAGCCTGGTAGCCCAATGCGACCAGACTCAGGGGAAACATCAGGCCCCTCCAGCTGAGCCCTTGTGTGAGCCCCGCCCCTCCCTAAATGCCAGACTTAGGAGCTGACAGACAGCCCTGCCTGTGCTGGGTTTAAAAGGTGACAATGAGAACTTTGTTATTGCAGGGGCTGCTGCCACTTTGTTCACATCCTTAACAGACTTCAGCAGAAGGGACTGAGTTAGCTCTCAAGGAAGGCTCCCTGGCAATAGGGGCTGAATTATTTGGGAACGTGGAGCAGGGCGAGGAGTTGGAGAGCATAGGAAATATTCCGGTCCATGTGATCTGAGGGAGGTGGCAAGAAGACCTCCACCTGTGTGGGCGTTTTCTTTCCTGACATCTTTTATGTGTGCCCTAGGCTTTCTTGGGGGCCTCAGAgctggggaagaaaggaggaaggttAGCATGTTCCTTCTTGAGCAACTTGGGGAGAAGCTGATGATGGAATTgtgcagaggagagaggagatggaagtggagtttttatttctgggttgGCTGAGGGAAATGGTAACATTTGCCATCATAACTTTTTACCCTTCCCCTATTCCCAGTCCTGGTCAGCTGAGTGGAAATAGAAGGATTTCTGCTGCCATCATCTTCCATGGGCTTCCCAGGTATCTCCCCCACCAGGGATCCTCAATTTTCACCCTTAAGCTGGTTTCCTTCATTCCATGTTACCATTCTCAGTAACCTATACCCAGGTTTCTGTCTCTGTTCCATGGGCTGCTGGGTTGGGGGCCATGGGAATTGGGAGAAGGGGTTTctcactttccttcctttttttccacccTACCAGCTCACACGACCTACAAGTAGGGAGCAGGGAAAAAAGAGTGAGCCTGCATGCCAATTCTAAGCTCTTCAGGATCAAAGTAAGCAAAAAGGAGGGGCAAAAAGGAGGGGCAAAAAGTCTCCCTCCCCTTTAAAGAGCCCATTTTCCCCCCCAGAAGTGGGAGGGGCAAATTGTTTCTATGATCTGGGAGAAATGACAGGAGAAACAAGACTGATACTTGGCTTAGATGATAATACAGCTCTGGAAACTTTTTTGCTCTTCAGTGGGCGCTGGGTTTGGAAGATAAGGGGAGAGagaatatgaatttgggggaagggTTGGGGATTAGGCTTTGAGAAAACAGAGGTAATAGAGGGTTTGGAAGGAACCTGAAGTAGGAGGCACTGATACTTGTCAAATGGGGACCCCCCACCCTGAGTCCCTTTCACCCTGGGGGCAGTGTCGTTCGTCCTGTCCAGAATGGCAGCCTGTGGAGGCACCTGCAAGAACAAAGTGACTGTCTCCAAGCCTGTGTGGGACTTCCTGAGCAAAGAGACCCCAGCCCGGCTGGCCCGGCTTCGGGAGGAGCATCGTGTGTCCATCCTCATAGATGGCGAGACTTCTGACATCTATGTTCTCCAGCTTTCCCCACAGGGCCctcccccggcccctcccaaTGGGCTCTACCTAGCCCGGAAGGCTCTTAAGGGGCTGCtaaaagaggcagagaaagagctgAAGAAAGCTCAGAGGCAGGGGGAGCTGATGGGCTGTCTGGCTCTGGGGGGTGGAGGGGAGCACCCTGAGATGCACCGCGCAGGCCCACCCCCTCTCCGAGCAGCCCCACTTCTGCCCCCAGGGGCTCGGGggctcccccctcctcctccccccctgcccccacctcttcctcctcgcCTTCGGGAGGAGGCAGAAGAGCAGGAGAGCACCTGCCCCATCTGTCTGGGGGAGATCCAGAATGCCAAGACATTGGAGAAGTGCCGGCATTCATTCTGCGAGGGCTGCATCACCCGGGCTCTGCAGGTGAAAAAGGCCTGCCCCATGTGCGGCCGCTTCTATGGGCAGCTGGTGGGCAACCAGCCCCAGAATGGGCGGATGCTGGTCTCTAAGGACGCCACCCTCCTACTACCCAGCTATGAGAAGTATGGCACCATTGTCATCCAGTACGTCTTCCCGCCCGGTGTCCAGGGGGTAAGAAGACCATGGCCCGCCCTTACCCTTTGGCTCTCCCCAGGCTCTGACCTAGGAAAACCGGGTGAGGGTGAGTGTGCTTGTTAGatgtgagacagtcttgctgtctTCCACTATGCCCTCTTACTCAGTGCCCTAGACCTAGGAGGTCCCTGTGAGGCCCAGCTTTTCCATCCCTGTGATCCCAAGGCACATGTGAAAATCAGATATGAGCtaggaaaaaaaagcaagtcaGATACGAGAGAAAGGAATTGCATATTACTTCCTTGATGAACACAAATACTGTGCTGACATCTTGGCAGAGGTAAATTCTGTGGAGGTGGTGGCTTAGGGGCAGGGAGGCACAATAGGAAGGGATCTGACCAACCCAACAGAGCCAGGAGCATCACTCGGTAAAAACGGGAGTGGTCAAGGCCTATAGGTGTCTTCCTGCTGGACAAAGAGTAATGTGCAATTCTGGCTGCAGAGGGTTGAAGAAGCTGCAGAGAAGACTGATGGAAAATGGAACAGGTTAGACAGTGGCAGAAACATTAGGAATATTTTCAGGTTAAGGGAAGGCTGAAAGATAGATTATTCTGTCTTCACATTTCTGCTGAGTTGTCTGGAGTATAGGGACCAGCTACCTTCCATCACTTCTGAGAATCCATTTGTTGCTGAATGGAGACTTGAGGGATTGAGACAGCAGAAAAAACCTCTTAACATGTAAAGATTATGCTCTGAAACAGGCTCTTGCTGCCAAGGCCATATAATCTCTCCTTCTGTGGAAAGCTGTCAGCCTGTTGCTGCCCTATCCGCATTAGCTGGGGATGCTCAGACAGAGACTGGCCTGGATGATGCTTCACTGGCATCTGGGCCTTAGGATGCCTGGCTGCTCACTGCCCACTCTGCTTCACCTTCCTCCTAGGCTGAACACCCAAACCCAGGAGTTCGGTATCCTGGCACCACACGGGTGGCCTACCTCCCGGACTGCCCTGAGGGCAACAAGGTGCTGACCCTGTTCCGCAAGGCGTTTGACCAGCGTCTCACCTTCACTATCGGCACGTCCATGACCACAGGGAGACCGAATGTCATCACCTGGAATGACATCCACCACAAGACCAGCTGCACAGGGGGACCCCAGCTGTGCGACCcctcttcatttcctttcccttggctcctcccctttcctccatTTCCACTGAGGGACCCACCAACCCCTTGCTCTGGGAGCCTCCTAACTGGAGAAGACCACTTCCAAACTGTTCAGCCGTCTCAGTTTCTCCTACATTCAACCTGGTCCTGGTGTGCCCAGCTTAGCCTACAAAAATAAGCAGAATTGGGCTAAGTTATCTTGGGTTTGGAGGTGTCCTCCCttaggggaggtggggaggtaTCTGAGTCACCTAGAATAAGG
This sequence is a window from Theropithecus gelada isolate Dixy chromosome 11, Tgel_1.0, whole genome shotgun sequence. Protein-coding genes within it:
- the DTX3 gene encoding probable E3 ubiquitin-protein ligase DTX3 isoform X2 produces the protein MPILSSSGSKMAACGGTCKNKVTVSKPVWDFLSKETPARLARLREEHRVSILIDGETSDIYVLQLSPQGPPPAPPNGLYLARKALKGLLKEAEKELKKAQRQGELMGCLALGGGGEHPEMHRAGPPPLRAAPLLPPGARGLPPPPPPLPPPLPPRLREEAEEQESTCPICLGEIQNAKTLEKCRHSFCEGCITRALQVKKACPMCGRFYGQLVGNQPQNGRMLVSKDATLLLPSYEKYGTIVIQYVFPPGVQGAEHPNPGVRYPGTTRVAYLPDCPEGNKVLTLFRKAFDQRLTFTIGTSMTTGRPNVITWNDIHHKTSCTGGPQLFGYPDPTYLTRVQEELRAKGITDD
- the DTX3 gene encoding probable E3 ubiquitin-protein ligase DTX3 isoform X3, which translates into the protein MSFVLSRMAACGGTCKNKVTVSKPVWDFLSKETPARLARLREEHRVSILIDGETSDIYVLQLSPQGPPPAPPNGLYLARKALKGLLKEAEKELKKAQRQGELMGCLALGGGGEHPEMHRAGPPPLRAAPLLPPGARGLPPPPPPLPPPLPPRLREEAEEQESTCPICLGEIQNAKTLEKCRHSFCEGCITRALQVKKACPMCGRFYGQLVGNQPQNGRMLVSKDATLLLPSYEKYGTIVIQYVFPPGVQGAEHPNPGVRYPGTTRVAYLPDCPEGNKVLTLFRKAFDQRLTFTIGTSMTTGRPNVITWNDIHHKTSCTGGPQLFGYPDPTYLTRVQEELRAKGITDD
- the DTX3 gene encoding probable E3 ubiquitin-protein ligase DTX3 isoform X1 yields the protein MSFVLSRMAACGGTCKNKVTVSKPVWDFLSKETPARLARLREEHRVSILIDGETSDIYVLQLSPQGPPPAPPNGLYLARKALKGLLKEAEKELKKAQRQGELMGCLALGGGGEHPEMHRAGPPPLRAAPLLPPGARGLPPPPPPLPPPLPPRLREEAEEQESTCPICLGEIQNAKTLEKCRHSFCEGCITRALQVKKACPMCGRFYGQLVGNQPQNGRMLVSKDATLLLPSYEKYGTIVIQYVFPPGVQGAEHPNPGVRYPGTTRVAYLPDCPEGNKVLTLFRKAFDQRLTFTIGTSMTTGRPNVITWNDIHHKTSCTGGPQLCDPSSFPFPWLLPFPPFPLRDPPTPCSGSLLTGEDHFQTVQPSQFLLHSTWSWCAQLSLQK